Proteins found in one Quercus robur chromosome 2, dhQueRobu3.1, whole genome shotgun sequence genomic segment:
- the LOC126712919 gene encoding probable LRR receptor-like serine/threonine-protein kinase At1g56130: MELCRIYFLLFWAFQLVYAQKTTDPNEVDALNKIIIHWNLSGKLNLTTDPCSQNASWAPENANPRVACDCTGSTCHITNLKIYALDIFGEIPQELFLLKELMDLNLGQNVLSGPLPAEIGQLSKMQYLSLGINNLTGPVPPELGNLNKLISLSFSSNNFNGTLPMQLGMLTSLKQLYIDSSGVSGPIPQELANLKALQTLWASDNGFTGILPEFFGNLTELIDLRLQGTSLEGPIPGSFGALTKLVNLRIGDLSKEDSTLDFLETQTSLSILSLRNCRVSGEIPERIGTFAKLQYLDLSFNKLTGQIPNSFQNFSLLQNLYLGNNNLSGDLPSNIISPDLMALDVSFNPISGNLPPNFAKVGFSMNVLRTSINANSLLDRKAIGMLQCLQNECTNQVQASSFSIKCGGMEQTSSSGIKFDNDSESLRAASLYTNSNDQWAVSNTGNFISNPNGPQYIVTTETQITNTLDSELYKTARISSSSLRYYGLGLENGKYNVELHFAEITMDDSQSWKGLGRRLFDIYIQGERVVQDFNIQKEAGGSKRALIKTFEANVTKTIIEIHFFWAGKGTCCIPFQSTYGPLVSAIHVYQASNAGFSAKRDKKRVGKLFGIAVGSAAGFLIMSSIFYLWWIKDKSGHMQVHTNSPSKGYFH, encoded by the exons ATGGAGTTATGCAGAAtctatttccttcttttttgggCTTTTCAGCTTGTGTATGCACAAAAAACAACTGATCCTAATGAAG TGGACGCTCTCAATAAGATTATAATTCACTGGAACTTAAGTGGAAAATTGAATCTCACCACAGACCCTTGTAGCCAGAATGCCTCATGGGCTCCTGAAAATGCGAATCCCCGCGTCGCTTGTGACTGCACTGGCAGCACCTGCCACATCACTAACCT GAAGATATATGCTTTAGACATTTTTGGTGAAATACCCCAAGAACTATTTCTGCTAAAGGAGCTAATGGACTT GAATCTGGGTCAAAATGTACTGAGTGGGCCCTTACCAGCTGAAATTGGACAACTATCAAAGATGCAATACCT TAGCCTAGGCATAAACAATCTGACAGGTCCAGTGCCTCCAGAGCTTGGCAATTTAAACAAGTTGATTTCCCT AAGTTTTAGCTCAAACAATTTCAATGGAACATTACCCATGCAGCTTGGAATGTTGACCTCCTTAAAGCAGCT GTACATTGATAGCAGTGGAGTAAGTGGACCAATACCACAAGAACTTGCAAACTTAAAAGCCCTTCAAACTCT ATGGGCATCTGATAATGGCTTTACTGGAATTCTTCCAGAATTCTTTGGGAATCTTACAGAACTGATAGACCT TCGACTTCAAGGTACATCACTTGAAGGCCCAATCCCAGGAAGTTTTGGTGCTCTAACAAAGCTAGTGAACCT GAGAATTGGTGATCTAAGTAAGGAGGACTCTACTCTTGATTTCTTGGAGACCCAAACAAGTTTGTCCATACT ATCTCTAAGAAACTGCCGAGTGTCTGGTGAAATTCCAGAGCGGATTGGCACATTTGCTAAGTTGCAATACCT GGACTTAAGCTTCAACAAGTTGACAGGCCAAATACCAAACTCAttccaaaatttttctttattgcaAAATTT ATATCTTGGAAACAACAACTTGAGTGGAGATCTGCCTTCAAATATCATAAGTCCCGACCTCATGGCATT AGATGTCTCTTTCAATCCCATCTCCGGAAATTTACCTCCAAATTTCGCAAAAGTAGGATTTTCAAT GAATGTTCTCAGGACATCCATCAATGCAAATAGTTTACTGGACAG GAAGGCAATTGGGATGCTGCAATGCCTCCAAAACGAGTGCACTAACCAAGTTCAAGCCT CTTCATTTTCTATTAAATGTGGAGGCATGGAACAAACATCTTCATCTGGCATCAAATTTGATAATGATTCTGAAAGTCTGAGAGCTGCTTCACTGTACACAAACTCTAATGATCAGTGGGCAGTAAGCAACACTGGAAACTTCATTTCCAATCCAAATGGACCTCAATATATAGTAACGACTGAAACCCAAATAACCAATACTTTAGATTCCGAATTATATAAAACAGCAAGGATTTCATCAAGCTCACTGAGGTACTATGGCCTCGGTTTGGAGAATGGAAAGTACAATGTTGAGCTTCACTTTGCAGAGATAACAATGGATGATTCTCAATCCTGGAAAGGTCTCGGGAGGCgattatttgatatttacatTCAG GGTGAGAGAGTTGTCCAAGACTTCAACATTCAGAAAGAAGCTGGAGGATCCAAAAGAGCCTTGATCAAAACATTCGAGGCCAATGTAACAAAAACAATCATTGAGATCCACTTCTTCTGGGCTGGAAAAGGCACTTGCTGCATCCCATTTCAGAGCACATATGGACCGTTAGTGTCAGCAATCCATGTTTATCAAG CCTCTAATGCTGGCTTTTCTGCCAAACGGGACAAGAAGCGCGTAGGAAAACTTTTTGGAATAGCAGTTGGAAGTGCAGCTGGTTTTTTGATAATGTCATCCATATTCTACTTATGGTGGATTAAGGATAAATCCGGACACATGCAAGTACACACAAACTCACCAAGCAAGGGATATTTCCATTAA
- the LOC126696328 gene encoding uncharacterized protein LOC126696328: MSTYCLKVKFPTNNGIGEVKGDQVLARECYQAVLAGKENHTWMIEEKEEDGIEALETVELVEGSVNKTTKIGTTLSPEMRTRLIRFLKENLDVFAWSHEDMPGISPEVIQHRLNVDLERKPVQQRRRTFAPERDQAVAEEVNKLLIAGFIREVYYPEWLANVVLVKKANGKWRMCIKMAEEDQEKTAFITSQGLYCYKVMPFGLKNAGATYQRLVNKMFSQQIGKNMEVYVDDMLVKSKEELAHLDDLKETFATLKKHQMRLNPTSAVSATLIGEEGKKLLPVYYVSQAFQGAESRYPRIEKIVFALIVASRKLRQYFRSNPILVMTDQPIKKSMNKPEATGRMVQWAIEFSQFDIEYHPRTAIKAQALVDFIAEFTLPDEDRITDEADKLIIQTNSSSTQKKGGVGAIITTPDGEVLKYGVQLKFPTTNNEAEYEGILTGLRLGKALGAKNLLIQSDSKLVIGQIKGEYEAKEERMQKYLKLARQLAQEFDTVEFIQIPRSQNMGADEVSKLASSKEEWTSTDLAMEVQKHPSIEEVATFTIQSTDTWMTPIMSFLQDGHLPQNTEEARKIKKRAARFTILNDVLYKRGFSMPYLKCVDEEEAKYILEEVHGGICGDHAGSRSLVNKVVRVGYFWPTMQVDAAEIVRRCNKCQRYGNVQRLPAEKMTTIASLWPFAQWGIDIVGPLSQGKGQVRDSLDDHIRQWKAVRQSRLQGILLKPWDQESVLIPRVSSGKWADGSDEPDATQDYQDQTERCERTTARTPIGETPFRLTYGTEAVIPVEVGVTSIRRGTFNEEINDDELRLNLDCLDEVRVNASSKMTKYQKRMAEYYDKRVKLRRLDIGDLVLRRTTVATKDPTQGKLGPTWEGPYRVIHYSRQGSYHLKTMDGQRLPRPWNIEHLKKYHQ, translated from the exons ATGTCAACctactgtttgaaggtgaaattcccgaCCAATAATGGCATTGGTGAAGTGAAGGGCGATCAAGTCCTGGCAAGAGAATGTTATCAAGCTGTCCTAGCTGGAAAAGAAAACCACACGTGGatgattgaagaaaaagaggaagacggGATAGAGGCCCTGGAAACAGTGGAATTGGTAGAAGGAAGTGTGAACAAGACGACCAAGATAGGGACGACGCTGAGCCCCGAGATGAGGACAAGACTCATAAGGTTCTTAAAGGAGAATCtagatgtctttgcatggagtcacgaggacatgccgggCATATCTCCAGAAGTCATCCAACACAGGCTGAATGTGGACCTAGAACGGAAGCCCGTCCAGCAACGACGGAGAACCTTCGCTCCAGAACGAGATCAAGCAGTTGCAGAGGAAGTTAACAAACTCTTGATAGCTGGATTCATCCGGGAAGTGTATTACCCTGAATGGCTCGCCAATGTCGTCCTGGTCAAGAAAGCGAAcgggaaatggaggatgtgc ATAAaaatggctgaagaagaccaggagaagaccgccTTTATCACAAGTCAAGGACTCTACTGctacaaggtaatgccttttgggttaaaaaatgcTGGAGCTACGTATCAGAGGCTcgtgaacaaaatgttcagccAGCAGATTGGCAAAAACATGGAAGTATACgtggacgatatgctcgtcaagagcaaggAAGAGCTTGCACATCTGGACGACTTGAAGGAAACTTTTGCAACCCTCAAAAAACACCAGATGAGGTTGAATCCAA CCTCGGCAGTAAGTGCAACTTTAATtggagaagaaggcaagaagctACTCCCAGTTTACTACGTCAGCCAAGCTTTCCAAGGGGCTGAGTCCAGATACCCAAGGATCGAAAAGATTGTGTTTGCACTAATAGTGGCCTCGCGCAAGCTCAGGCAATATTTCCGGTCAAATCCTATTCTCGTAATGACGGACCAACCAATCAAGAAGTCGATGAACAAGCCAGAAGCAACAGGGAGAATGGTCCAGTGGGCAATTGAATTTAGtcaatttgacatcgagtaccatccaAGAACAGCGATCAAGGCACAAGCTCTGGTGGACttcatcgcagaattcacaCTCCCTGACGAAGACAGGATTACCGATGAAGCagataaattaataatacaGACTAATAGTTCGTCAACCCAAAAGAAGGGGGGAGTAGGGGCCATCATAACCACCCCCGACGGAGAAGTGCTGAAATATGGGGTCCAACTAAAGTTCCCGACCACCAACAACGAAGCTGAATACGAAGGAATACTAACGGGACTGAGGCTTGGGAAAGCTCTTGGTGCCAAAAATTTGTTGATCCAAAGTGATTCGAAGCTAGTGATTGGACAGATCAAGGGAGAATACGAggcaaaagaagaaaggatgcagaagTACCTCAAGTTGGCAAGACAACTAGCTCAGGAATTCGATACAGTGGAGTTCATACAAATCCCAAGAAGTCAGAATATGGGGGCTGACGAAGTGTCAAAGCTAGCGTCATCAAAAGAAGAATGGACTAGCACGGACCTGGCGATGGAAGTCCAAAAACACCCTAGTATCGAGGAAGTTGCAACATTCACCATCCAGAGCACTGATACCTGGATGACGCCCATAATGTCCTTCCTCCAGGACGGGCACCTACCTCAAAACACTGAAGAAGCCAGAAAGATCAAGAAGAGGGCAGCCAGGTTCACGATCCTGAATGACGtcttgtacaagagaggcttctctatgcctTACTTGAAGTGCGTTGACGAGGAAGAGGCCAAATACATCTTGGAGGAAGTACACGGAGGAATTTGTGGTGACCATGCTGGCTCCAGATCCCTAGTAAACAAAGTGGTAAGGGTAGGATatttttggccaaccatgcaggtGGACGCTGCTGAGATCGTCAGGAGGTGCAACAAATGCCAACGATACGGGAATGTGCAGCGGCTTCCAGCAGAGAAAATGACAACCATAGCTTCCTtatggccatttgcacaatggggaatcGATATCGTCGGTCCTCTGtcccaaggtaaaggtcag gttcgggattcccTCGACGATCATATCAGACAATGGAAGGCAGTTCGACAATCAAGGCTTCAGGGAATTCTGCTCAAACCTTgggatcaagaatcagttctcaTCCCCAGGGTATCCTCAGGCAAATGGGCAGACGGAAGTGACGAACCGGACGCtactcaagattatcaagaccaGACTGAACGATGTGAAAG AACCACCGCTAGAACCCCAATAGGAGAAACCCCCTTTAGGCTTACCTATGGTACAGAAGCAGTAATCCCAGTCGAAGTAGGGGTCACAAGCATCAGGCGTGGAACTTTCAACGAAGAGATCAATGACGACGAACTGCGACTCAACCTAGATTGTCTGGACGAAGTAAGAGTCAACGCATCCAGCAAGATGACGAAGTATCAAAAAAGGATGGCCGAATACTATGACAAAAGGGTCAAACTGAGACGCCTGGACATAGGTGACCTCGTCTTACGTAGGACCACCGTggcaactaaagaccctacccAGGGAAAGCTGGGTCCTACGTGGGAAGGTCCCTACCGAGTCATTCACTACTCAAGACAAGGAAGTTATCACCTGAAAACCATGGACGGACAAAGGCTTCCTCGACCATGGAATattgagcatttaaaaaagtacCACCAGTAA
- the LOC126712921 gene encoding putative clathrin assembly protein At2g25430 has protein sequence MAPSTIRKAIGAVKDQTSIGLAKVASNMAPDLEVAIVKATSHDDDPADEKYIRSILHLTSYSRGYVHACVSAVSKRLGKTRDWIVALKALILVHRLLNEGDPVFQEEILYATRRGARLLNLSDFRDEAHSSSWDHSAFVRTYAMYLDQRLEMVLFDRKTSTSSTSTSTAVVPYDGGRDNFRSPPPSRPYEYDYGGSGHGHGDGSGYGSYGGMRRTRSFGDVSEVGQDKRGSVVVTPLRDMKPERIFGKMGHLQRLLDRFLSCRPTGLAKNSRMILIALYPVVKESFQLYADVCEVLAVLLDKFFDMEYPDCVKTFDAYASAAKQIDELVAFYNWCKDTGVARSSEYPDVQRITGKLLETLEEFVRDRAKRPKSPERKPELPPVPQEEEEPVQSMNEIKALPPPENYTPPPPPEPEPEPPKQEVIEDLVNLREEAVSADDQGNRFALALFAGPANGANGSWQAFPSNGQQEVTSAWQTPAAEPGKADWELALVETASNLSKQKAAMGGGMDPLLLNGMYDSGMVRQHASTAQLSGGSASSVALPGPGKSATPVLALPAPDGTVQTVNQDPFAASLSIPPPSYVQMADMEKKQHLLVQEQQVWQQYAKEGMQGQASLAKMTGAGYYAAGPMPMMPYGMPPVSGMGAPAGYYYAPY, from the coding sequence ATGGCGCCGAGTACGATACGGAAGGCGATCGGGGCTGTGAAGGACCAAACCAGCATCGGGCTGGCCAAAGTAGCGAGCAACATGGCTCCGGACCTCGAGGTTGCAATCGTGAAAGCCACGAGCCACGACGACGACCCGGCCGACGAGAAGTACATCCGGTCCATACTCCACCTCACTTCTTATTCGCGCGGATACGTCCACGCCTGCGTGTCCGCCGTGTCCAAGCGTCTCGGCAAGACGCGGGACTGGATCGTGGCTCTCAAGGCGCTCATTCTAGTCCACCGCTTGCTGAACGAGGGCGACCCCGTGTTCCAGGAGGAGATTCTCTACGCCACGAGGCGAGGAGCGAGGCTTCTGAACCTGTCGGATTTCAGAGACGAAGCTCATTCTAGCTCATGGGACCACTCTGCTTTTGTTCGAACCTACGCTATGTATTTGGATCAGCGACTCGAGATGGTGCTTTTCGATCGGAAAACCTCTACTTCTTCTACCTCTACTTCTACTGCTGTTGTTCCATACGACGGCGGCAGAGATAATTTCCGGTCTCCGCCGCCGTCGAGGCCTTACGAGTACGATTACGGCGGCAGCGGCCACGGCCACGGCGATGGTAGTGGGTACGGGAGCTATGGCGGGATGAGGCGGACACGGTCTTTCGGAGATGTGAGCGAGGTGGGTCAGGATAAGAGGGGCTCTGTGGTTGTGACCCCATTGAGGGATATGAAGCCTGAACGGATATTTGGGAAGATGGGTCATTTACAGAGGCTATTGGATCGGTTCTTGTCGTGCCGACCGACGGGTTTGGCGAAGAATAGCCGTATGATTTTGATTGCTTTGTATCCTGTGGTGAAAGAGAGTTTCCAGTTGTATGCTGATGTCTGCGAGGTTTTGGCTGTTTTGCTTGATAAATTTTTCGACATGGAGTACCCGGACTGTGTTAAGACTTTTGATGCTTATGCTAGTGCGGCTAAGCAGATTGATGAGCTTGTTGCGTTTTATAATTGGTGTAAGGACACGGGTGTGGCTAGATCTTCGGAGTATCCGGATGTGCAGAGGATTACTGGTAAGCTTTTGGAGACATTGGAGGAGTTTGTGAGGGATAGGGCCAAGAGACCCAAGAGTCCAGAGAGAAAACCGGAGCTTCCGCCTGTGCCTCAGGAGGAGGAGGAGCCAGTACAGAGTATGAATGAGATAAAGGCATTGCCTCCGCCGGAGAATTACACTCCTCCGCCTCCCCCGGAGCCGGAGCCTGAGCCTCCTAAGCAGGAAGTCATTGAAGACTTGGTGAATTTGAGAGAAGAGGCGGTTAGTGCAGATGATCAGGGGAATAGGTTTGCATTGGCTTTGTTTGCTGGTCCGGCGAATGGTGCAAATGGGTCATGGCAAGCATTCCCATCTAATGGACAGCAGGAAGTGACCTCGGCTTGGCAGACTCCAGCTGCTGAACCTGGAAAGGCTGATTGGGAATTGGCATTGGTCGAGACGGCCAGCAATTTGTCGAAGCAGAAAGCAGCAATGGGTGGTGGGATGGATCCGTTGCTGTTGAATGGAATGTATGATTCAGGAATGGTGAGGCAGCATGCCAGTACTGCCCAATTGAGCGGCGGGAGTGCCAGCAGTGTGGCATTGCCAGGGCCGGGGAAGAGTGCCACGCCTGTATTGGCTCTCCCAGCCCCGGATGGAACAGTCCAGACAGTAAATCAGGATCCATTTGCTGCATCATTAAGCATTCCGCCCCCATCTTATGTGCAAATGGCTGATATGGAGAAGAAACAGCATTTACTTGTGCAGGAACAGCAGGTATGGCAGCAGTATGCCAAGGAGGGGATGCAAGGTCAAGCTAGTTTGGCCAAGATGACCGGAGCCGGATACTATGCTGCAGGCCCGATGCCCATGATGCCTTATGGAATGCCACCAGTCAGTGGAATGGGAGCTCCGGCCGGGTATTACTACGCTCCTTACTGA